The genomic segment GAGATAGCGGTTGTGCGAGGCGAGATGGATCTGCCGGTGGAAGCGCTTGTTGGCGCGGGCGAGCGCCACCGGGTCGTCGAGATAGTTGCGGTCTTCCTCGACCATCTCCTGCAACACCCGCACCTCCTCGGGCGCGGCATGTTTGGCCGCCAGCGCCGCCGCCAGCGCCTCGAGCTCGGCGCGCACGACGTAAAGCTCGGCCAGCTGGTTGTGATCGAGCGAGGCCACGATCAGCGAGCGCCCGTCGCGCGCGAGCATGCTTTGCGTCTCGAGCCGCTGCAGCGCCTCGCGCACCGGCGTGCGCGACACCCCGAAGCGCTCCGCCAGCTCGGATTCGACCAACCGATCGCCCGGGCGATAGACCCCGTTGTCGATCGCCTCGAGGATCAGCGTGTAAGCGTCTTTCTGCATTGCTTTTTCT from the Rhodobacter xanthinilyticus genome contains:
- a CDS encoding GntR family transcriptional regulator → MQKDAYTLILEAIDNGVYRPGDRLVESELAERFGVSRTPVREALQRLETQSMLARDGRSLIVASLDHNQLAELYVVRAELEALAAALAAKHAAPEEVRVLQEMVEEDRNYLDDPVALARANKRFHRQIHLASHNRYLVQQLDLVHRSMALVATTSLAAQGRGETALAEHQAIVDAIEAGDEGAAAAALKVHISKAFETRLKLDAGAGRVPR